A DNA window from Paraburkholderia sp. IMGN_8 contains the following coding sequences:
- a CDS encoding DUF4148 domain-containing protein — translation MKSLIKAVAIAVVLAAPVASFAQSSQEPVTRAQVRGELIQLEHAGYNPALTNDTNYPADIQAAERRVQAQNPAVAQTQEPVADTSGYGAPMSGSSQSGAAAQLSAGPKSVYFGN, via the coding sequence ATGAAGTCGCTCATCAAGGCAGTCGCCATCGCGGTGGTTCTCGCAGCACCGGTCGCTTCGTTCGCTCAATCGAGCCAGGAACCCGTGACCCGCGCACAAGTGCGCGGTGAATTGATCCAACTGGAACACGCCGGCTACAACCCCGCTCTCACTAACGACACGAACTATCCGGCCGACATTCAGGCCGCCGAGCGTCGCGTTCAGGCGCAAAACCCGGCAGTCGCGCAAACGCAGGAGCCGGTCGCCGATACCAGCGGTTACGGTGCGCCGATGAGCGGTTCGTCGCAGTCGGGCGCGGCAGCCCAACTGTCGGCTGGTCCGAAGTCGGTCTATTTCGGTAACTAA
- a CDS encoding DNA-3-methyladenine glycosylase yields the protein MPKQPLPIIPLLRDDLPLDTVELARFMVGKYLVHDLPEARISGRIVETEAYPVGDSTSHAFPGRRSYNGSLFLARGHAYVRLTYGLSYMLNMSAEAEEVGAGILLRAIEPLEGLPLMETRRPGVPLRDLARGPGRLTTALGIGQTFDGRDLCTGRGLWIGVIETDEMAVGVTTRIGLSREMHRPLRFFEPGSVFVSGPRKLLQTPSSTDSTTAQI from the coding sequence ATGCCCAAACAGCCGCTCCCGATCATCCCATTGCTTCGTGACGATTTGCCGCTCGATACGGTCGAGCTGGCGCGCTTCATGGTCGGCAAGTACCTCGTGCACGATCTGCCGGAAGCCCGCATCAGTGGACGGATTGTCGAGACCGAGGCTTATCCGGTCGGCGATTCGACCAGCCACGCGTTTCCCGGCCGCCGTTCGTATAACGGCTCGTTGTTTCTCGCACGCGGGCATGCCTACGTGCGACTGACCTACGGACTTTCGTACATGCTCAACATGTCTGCCGAAGCGGAGGAGGTCGGCGCAGGGATTCTGCTTCGCGCGATCGAGCCGCTCGAAGGACTGCCCCTGATGGAGACGCGGCGGCCCGGTGTGCCGCTGCGAGATCTGGCGCGTGGTCCGGGCCGGCTGACCACGGCGCTCGGCATCGGCCAGACATTCGACGGCCGCGATCTTTGCACGGGGCGCGGCCTGTGGATCGGCGTGATCGAGACTGACGAGATGGCGGTTGGGGTGACCACGCGCATCGGCTTGTCGCGTGAGATGCATCGGCCGTTGCGGTTCTTTGAGCCGGGCAGCGTGTTCGTCAGTGGGCCGAGAAAGCTGCTGCAGACGCCGAGTTCCACCGATTCCACGACCGCGCAAATTTGA
- a CDS encoding BON domain-containing protein, with translation MKAFTGIKMVGGALIVLASLNAYAQSSDAAAPMAAPSATSTKADKAANRALGRKVRSTLAKTKGLSVANIVVRARGGAVTLEGSVPEQAQVDVATQAAQGVAGVTSVKNALTIRPIGQ, from the coding sequence ATGAAAGCATTCACCGGAATCAAGATGGTTGGCGGCGCTCTGATCGTTCTGGCGTCTCTCAATGCGTATGCGCAAAGCAGCGATGCAGCGGCCCCGATGGCTGCGCCGTCTGCAACCTCCACGAAGGCGGACAAGGCAGCCAACCGCGCGCTGGGACGTAAGGTGCGCAGCACGCTGGCGAAGACGAAGGGCCTGAGCGTGGCGAACATCGTGGTGCGCGCACGCGGCGGCGCGGTGACGTTGGAAGGCTCCGTGCCCGAACAGGCGCAAGTCGATGTGGCGACTCAGGCGGCACAAGGCGTGGCCGGCGTGACGTCGGTGAAGAACGCACTGACGATCCGTCCGATCGGACAGTAA
- a CDS encoding ionic transporter y4hA: protein MTTPATVLPRWTIAAPFVAWIVLGVAYAMPGHAVLLALVGAALCAAVFTAVHHAEVVAHRVGEPFGTLVLAVAVTVIEVALIVSVMLSAGPEKADLARDTVFAAVMIVCNGIVGICLLAGGIRHREQDFQIRGASAALAVLASLSVLTMVMPNYTTTSVGPMLSSSQLAFAGVSSLVLYGVFVFVQTVRHRDYFLADVPDENVHAAPPSIGVAMASGGLLMVCLVAVVLLAKVLSPVVETAVKDAGAPPAVVGIVIAALVLLPEGLAAVRAARADRLQNSLNLALGSALASIGLTIPTVAVVFLWTGQPLVLGIDGKETVLLILTLLVGTLTLGTGRTTILQGAVHLSLFAAYLFLSFAP, encoded by the coding sequence ATGACCACGCCCGCGACTGTTTTGCCCCGCTGGACCATTGCCGCGCCATTCGTCGCGTGGATCGTGCTGGGCGTGGCGTACGCCATGCCGGGCCACGCGGTGTTGCTCGCGCTGGTCGGAGCAGCGCTGTGCGCTGCGGTCTTCACGGCGGTGCATCACGCGGAAGTCGTCGCGCATCGGGTCGGCGAGCCTTTCGGCACGCTGGTGCTGGCGGTGGCCGTCACGGTGATCGAGGTCGCGCTGATTGTCTCGGTGATGCTGTCGGCCGGCCCGGAAAAAGCCGATCTCGCACGCGACACGGTATTCGCGGCGGTAATGATCGTCTGCAACGGGATCGTGGGCATCTGTTTGCTGGCGGGCGGCATCCGGCATCGCGAACAGGACTTCCAGATTCGTGGCGCAAGCGCGGCGCTGGCGGTGCTCGCGTCGTTGTCGGTGCTGACCATGGTGATGCCGAATTACACGACCACGAGCGTCGGTCCGATGCTGTCGTCGTCGCAATTGGCGTTCGCGGGCGTTTCGTCGCTGGTGCTGTATGGCGTGTTCGTGTTCGTGCAGACCGTGCGGCATCGCGACTATTTCCTCGCTGACGTGCCCGATGAAAACGTCCATGCCGCGCCGCCGAGTATCGGCGTCGCCATGGCGAGCGGCGGCTTGTTAATGGTGTGCCTGGTTGCCGTCGTGTTGCTGGCGAAGGTGTTGTCGCCGGTAGTCGAAACCGCGGTAAAGGACGCTGGTGCGCCGCCCGCGGTGGTCGGGATCGTGATTGCGGCGCTCGTGCTGCTGCCCGAAGGTCTCGCCGCAGTGCGCGCAGCGCGCGCCGACCGCTTGCAGAACAGCCTGAATCTCGCGCTCGGTTCGGCACTCGCCAGTATCGGGCTGACCATTCCGACCGTTGCCGTGGTGTTTTTGTGGACCGGTCAGCCGCTCGTGCTGGGTATCGACGGCAAGGAAACCGTGCTGCTGATACTCACGCTGCTGGTCGGCACGCTCACGCTCGGCACCGGCCGCACCACGATTCTGCAAGGCGCGGTGCATCTCTCGCTGTTCGCGGCTTATCTGTTTCTGTCGTTCGCGCCGTGA
- a CDS encoding LysR substrate-binding domain-containing protein, giving the protein MRRLPPLNALQIFETVARHRSFTRAADHLCLTQGAVSRQIIALEDYYKFPLFKRHAKGLTLTAEGELLLPAVKESFARIEEISLRLTRQRTDLALKVPTCVMRWMLPKIMRFQAEYPDLHVQITTTWQHDVDFQLEPFDAAIIYGSSPGVDVQTVPLFEERLTPVCAPDLLKDKPLDQVADLARHTLLHPTRDHRDWKMWLAKVTELDAANAHAVDAEHGPSFDTLDMATNAALQGFGVAISDLALIDDDVAAKRLVRPFDTVLKTGWRYYFVYPDSVAHQQKLNLFRDWIAAHWEE; this is encoded by the coding sequence ATGCGACGTCTTCCGCCGCTCAATGCGCTGCAGATTTTCGAAACCGTCGCGCGGCACCGCAGCTTTACGCGCGCCGCCGACCATCTGTGTCTGACGCAAGGCGCGGTCAGCCGGCAAATCATCGCGCTCGAGGACTACTACAAGTTTCCGCTCTTCAAGCGCCATGCAAAGGGATTGACGCTGACCGCCGAAGGCGAATTGCTGCTGCCGGCGGTGAAGGAGAGCTTCGCGCGCATTGAGGAGATTTCGCTGCGCCTCACGCGCCAGCGCACCGATCTCGCGCTGAAAGTGCCGACCTGCGTGATGCGCTGGATGCTGCCGAAGATCATGCGCTTCCAGGCCGAGTATCCCGATCTGCATGTGCAGATCACTACCACCTGGCAGCACGACGTCGATTTCCAGCTCGAGCCGTTCGATGCGGCGATCATCTATGGATCGTCGCCGGGGGTGGACGTGCAGACGGTGCCGTTGTTCGAGGAGCGTTTGACGCCGGTGTGCGCGCCCGATCTGCTGAAAGACAAGCCGCTGGATCAGGTCGCGGATCTGGCGCGCCACACGCTGCTGCATCCGACGCGCGATCACCGCGACTGGAAGATGTGGCTCGCCAAGGTGACTGAGCTGGATGCCGCGAACGCGCACGCGGTCGACGCCGAGCACGGCCCGAGCTTCGACACGCTCGATATGGCGACCAACGCCGCGCTACAGGGGTTCGGCGTCGCCATCAGCGATCTTGCGCTGATCGACGACGATGTCGCGGCCAAGCGTCTGGTGAGGCCGTTCGATACGGTGCTCAAGACCGGTTGGCGCTATTACTTCGTCTATCCCGACTCGGTTGCGCATCAGCAGAAGCTGAATCTGTTTCGCGACTGGATCGCCGCGCATTGGGAAGAGTAA
- a CDS encoding extracellular solute-binding protein, translating to MQEIKRGRRQAIKTIGAALAASALPIPFVNLKAQEHNFSGKTLRLLTWSDDTGAAALRNIAATFTAKTGAKVIADRADGTSGMVAKVKAAGERPTYDVITLAGVGAAGLGDAGLLMKPDLDKLPNLKDVAPQYRTGANGFGIGYLLWSDGLIYNTSTVKTAPSSYEALWDPKYAGRVFLPPPEWAEAVDLAIIAAKMNGGSQQNIEPGFKKLMQLKDRVMTLGENPNQVADLFRTGSLDIGGIYSPAFFPDQIRKPEYKMGVTYGMKEGFATQLMFTVIPKSHPGDIELIHAFINHSLDAGVQGRMAADVLNGPVNSKAVIPAESRAFVPSPQQIAEKAVLHDDKALAVVQPAWIKRYTEIFSA from the coding sequence ATGCAAGAGATCAAACGGGGTAGAAGGCAGGCCATCAAGACGATTGGTGCAGCGCTCGCGGCGTCCGCGTTGCCGATACCGTTCGTCAATCTGAAAGCACAGGAACACAACTTCTCCGGCAAGACCCTGCGTCTTCTGACCTGGTCGGACGACACCGGCGCCGCCGCACTGCGCAACATCGCCGCGACCTTCACGGCGAAGACCGGCGCCAAGGTGATCGCCGATCGCGCCGACGGCACCTCCGGCATGGTCGCCAAGGTCAAGGCCGCGGGCGAGCGCCCCACTTATGACGTCATCACGCTGGCCGGTGTCGGCGCGGCGGGTCTCGGCGACGCGGGTCTCCTGATGAAGCCCGATCTCGACAAGCTGCCGAACCTGAAGGACGTCGCGCCGCAATATCGCACTGGTGCGAACGGTTTCGGCATCGGCTATCTGCTGTGGTCGGACGGTCTGATCTACAACACGTCGACCGTCAAGACAGCGCCGTCTTCGTATGAAGCGCTGTGGGATCCGAAATACGCGGGACGCGTGTTCCTGCCGCCGCCGGAATGGGCTGAAGCCGTGGACCTCGCGATCATCGCCGCGAAGATGAACGGCGGCTCGCAGCAGAACATCGAGCCCGGTTTCAAGAAACTGATGCAACTGAAAGACCGCGTGATGACGCTCGGCGAGAACCCGAACCAGGTGGCCGATCTGTTCCGCACCGGTTCGCTGGATATCGGCGGCATCTATTCACCGGCCTTCTTCCCCGATCAGATCCGCAAGCCCGAGTACAAGATGGGCGTGACCTACGGCATGAAGGAAGGCTTCGCCACGCAACTGATGTTCACCGTGATCCCGAAATCGCATCCGGGCGACATCGAGCTGATCCACGCATTTATCAACCATTCGCTCGACGCCGGCGTGCAAGGCCGCATGGCTGCCGACGTGCTGAACGGCCCGGTCAACTCGAAAGCGGTAATTCCCGCCGAGAGCCGCGCGTTCGTGCCGAGCCCGCAGCAGATCGCCGAGAAAGCCGTGTTGCATGACGACAAGGCGCTCGCCGTCGTGCAACCGGCGTGGATCAAGCGCTACACCGAAATTTTCTCGGCATGA
- a CDS encoding ABC transporter permease, with the protein MSTMLARFSRRASAVSDVPSATASGSPREPAFDARETALAKARPWLLLAPILLFLAVLGAAALVVLRMSFGTQGGEWRGFTLQNYADLLDGYFLKSLWLTLKLAFQSMICAVLLAIPVALAMARTESQLARRLLLAGVLLPLLVNLLLQGYGWLIILGPAGLLNHALLASGLVERPVMWLYREHGVLLGLIQTAFPLAVLPLSSAMRAVSRSYEEAAATLGATRWQTLRHVLLPLAMPGLVSGALLVFAYNASAFAVPLLLGGRRVPMLAVLVHDQVAPLLNWPAASASGVVLMVATLTVMALSQRLVRRTQRLTEEPHA; encoded by the coding sequence ATGAGCACGATGCTTGCGCGCTTTTCGCGGCGTGCTTCTGCGGTGTCGGACGTACCTTCGGCAACCGCGTCGGGCTCGCCTCGCGAGCCCGCGTTCGACGCGCGGGAAACCGCGCTGGCTAAGGCGCGGCCGTGGCTGCTGCTCGCGCCGATTCTGCTGTTTCTCGCCGTGCTCGGCGCGGCGGCGCTGGTCGTGCTGCGCATGAGCTTCGGCACGCAAGGCGGCGAATGGCGCGGCTTCACGCTGCAAAACTACGCCGACCTGCTCGACGGCTACTTCCTGAAGTCGTTGTGGCTCACGTTGAAGCTCGCGTTTCAGAGCATGATCTGCGCGGTCTTGCTGGCGATTCCCGTCGCGCTGGCGATGGCGCGCACCGAGTCGCAGCTCGCGCGGCGTCTTCTGCTGGCCGGCGTGCTGCTGCCGCTGCTCGTCAATCTGCTGCTGCAAGGCTACGGCTGGCTGATCATTCTCGGGCCGGCCGGTTTGCTCAATCACGCGCTGCTCGCAAGCGGTCTCGTCGAGCGGCCGGTGATGTGGCTGTATCGCGAGCATGGCGTGTTGCTCGGCCTGATTCAGACGGCGTTTCCGCTCGCCGTGCTGCCGCTCTCGAGTGCGATGCGCGCGGTGTCGCGCTCATATGAAGAAGCCGCGGCCACGCTCGGTGCGACGCGCTGGCAAACGCTGCGTCACGTATTGCTGCCGCTCGCGATGCCCGGGTTGGTATCCGGCGCGCTGCTGGTGTTCGCGTACAACGCCAGCGCGTTCGCGGTGCCGCTGTTGCTAGGCGGACGCCGTGTGCCGATGCTTGCCGTGCTGGTGCACGACCAGGTGGCACCGTTGCTCAATTGGCCCGCGGCATCCGCGTCGGGCGTCGTGTTGATGGTCGCGACGCTTACAGTGATGGCGCTTTCGCAGCGCCTCGTGCGCCGTACGCAACGTCTCACCGAGGAGCCTCACGCATGA
- a CDS encoding ABC transporter permease, with the protein MSTPIQTARLPRLPRLPTTMPGQLGKAAALLAAIVLFLAALPILTMITMSFSAADTLEFPPHAYGLHWYRAAWHSFVSPDASDSLSMGAALSTSLIVAVSTMLIATLVSVPAAYALSRYRFRGKPAVEQLVALPLVYPLVMLGLSLLLVFNVLPIELGVFRLIIAHVILALPFTVKNCAASVASIGPEFEEAACVMGASPRRALVDVILPLMRPGILAGMLFAFIVSFNEFTVTFFLYGIDTMTLPVWLYSRTVSSLDPTVFCFAVFIVAIDFALIWLLEKLIGDEGVAL; encoded by the coding sequence ATGAGCACGCCCATTCAAACCGCGCGCCTGCCACGCTTGCCTCGCCTGCCGACCACCATGCCCGGCCAGCTCGGCAAAGCCGCGGCGCTGCTTGCCGCGATCGTGCTGTTTCTCGCCGCGCTGCCGATCCTGACGATGATCACGATGTCGTTCAGCGCCGCCGACACGCTCGAATTCCCGCCCCACGCGTACGGCCTGCATTGGTATCGCGCGGCCTGGCACAGCTTCGTGTCGCCGGACGCGAGCGACTCGCTCTCGATGGGCGCCGCGCTGAGCACGAGCCTGATCGTCGCCGTCTCGACGATGCTGATCGCCACGCTCGTCTCGGTGCCCGCCGCCTACGCATTGAGCCGCTACCGCTTTCGCGGCAAACCGGCGGTCGAACAACTGGTGGCATTGCCGCTCGTCTATCCGCTGGTGATGCTCGGCTTGTCGTTGCTGCTCGTGTTCAATGTGTTGCCGATCGAACTCGGCGTGTTCCGCCTGATCATCGCGCATGTGATTCTGGCGCTGCCTTTCACGGTGAAGAATTGCGCGGCGTCGGTTGCGTCGATCGGTCCGGAATTCGAGGAAGCGGCCTGCGTGATGGGCGCAAGCCCGCGCCGCGCGCTCGTCGACGTGATCCTGCCACTGATGCGCCCCGGCATCCTCGCCGGCATGCTGTTCGCGTTCATCGTCTCGTTCAACGAGTTCACTGTCACCTTCTTCCTATACGGCATCGATACGATGACGCTGCCGGTGTGGCTCTACAGCCGCACGGTGTCGTCGCTCGACCCGACCGTGTTCTGTTTCGCTGTGTTCATCGTCGCCATCGACTTCGCGCTGATCTGGCTGCTCGAAAAACTGATCGGCGATGAAGGCGTTGCGCTTTGA
- a CDS encoding ABC transporter ATP-binding protein — protein MTHLTLQVVTKRFNAAHAVDSVDLSVPDGKLVCFLGPSGCGKTTLLRMIAGLETPSSGCINFAGRDITHLPANQRDFGMVFQSLALFPHMTVAQNVAYPLKLRKTAKDTQARRVAELLELIQLPHMANRPVTQLSGGQRQRVAIARAIASQPKLLLLDEPLSALDAKLREAMQVEIRLLQQRLGITTIMVTHDQREAMTMADEIVVMEKGRIAQVGKPLDIYRDPVSEFVADFIGLGNILPVTYDGAGGVNLPGGRRIAVAQPARVPESNSDIRLLIRPEDVCVKTASADASPNRLAGTVTFIRDVGASLEATIDCAGFTLTAATTPRETPGLTLGMPVFAELPPHACKLIAARAAH, from the coding sequence ATGACCCATCTGACCTTGCAGGTCGTGACCAAACGCTTCAACGCGGCCCATGCCGTCGACAGCGTCGATCTGAGCGTGCCCGACGGCAAGCTGGTGTGCTTTCTCGGACCGTCAGGCTGCGGCAAGACGACCTTGCTGCGGATGATCGCCGGCCTGGAAACGCCGAGCTCGGGCTGCATCAATTTCGCCGGCCGCGACATCACGCACTTACCTGCCAATCAGCGCGACTTCGGCATGGTGTTCCAGTCGCTCGCGCTGTTCCCGCATATGACGGTGGCGCAAAACGTCGCGTATCCGCTCAAGCTGCGCAAGACGGCGAAGGACACGCAGGCGCGGCGCGTGGCCGAACTGCTGGAGTTGATCCAGTTGCCCCATATGGCGAACCGGCCGGTCACGCAACTCTCCGGCGGCCAGCGGCAGCGCGTGGCGATCGCACGCGCGATCGCGTCGCAACCGAAACTGCTTTTGCTCGACGAACCGCTGTCCGCGCTCGACGCCAAACTGCGCGAAGCAATGCAGGTCGAAATCCGCCTGCTGCAACAGCGGCTCGGCATCACGACGATCATGGTCACGCACGACCAGCGCGAAGCGATGACGATGGCCGACGAGATCGTGGTGATGGAAAAAGGCCGCATTGCGCAGGTCGGCAAACCGCTCGATATCTACCGCGACCCGGTGAGCGAATTCGTCGCCGACTTCATCGGCCTCGGCAATATCCTGCCGGTCACTTACGACGGTGCGGGCGGAGTGAACCTGCCGGGTGGCCGGCGCATTGCGGTTGCGCAACCGGCACGCGTGCCTGAATCGAACAGCGATATCCGTCTACTGATCCGGCCGGAAGACGTGTGCGTCAAGACAGCATCCGCCGATGCGAGCCCGAACCGCCTTGCGGGAACGGTTACGTTTATCCGCGACGTCGGCGCCTCGCTCGAAGCGACGATCGACTGCGCCGGCTTCACGCTGACCGCCGCGACCACGCCACGCGAGACGCCGGGGCTCACGCTCGGCATGCCGGTGTTCGCAGAATTGCCACCGCATGCGTGCAAACTGATCGCCGCCCGCGCGGCTCATTAA
- a CDS encoding transporter substrate-binding domain-containing protein — protein sequence MNQVAKSTTRRVFATLAATLAFTGFGALCAFSSAAHADALDTITKSGTVRIGVFEDYPPFGSIGPDMKPMGYDIDVANLIGRALNAKVELVQVTGDNRMAYLADHKADMLLSVGQTPEREKVIDFSQPYAPYYLAVFGPKTLTVKNAADLAGKSISVARGTLEDLSVSKIAPPSANIKRFDDPNGAISAFISGQVQLMVVGNDVGATILARHPANDPEQKFSLFSSPDHVGLNKNEPRLKQKVDDTIAKARKDGTMNAISQKWLRAPLPADL from the coding sequence ATGAACCAAGTTGCCAAATCAACCACCCGCCGCGTGTTCGCCACGCTCGCCGCGACGCTGGCCTTCACCGGCTTCGGCGCACTGTGCGCATTCTCTTCCGCCGCCCATGCCGACGCGCTCGACACGATCACCAAATCCGGCACGGTACGCATCGGCGTCTTCGAGGACTACCCGCCGTTCGGCTCGATCGGCCCTGACATGAAGCCGATGGGCTACGACATCGACGTCGCCAACCTGATCGGGCGTGCGCTCAACGCGAAGGTCGAACTCGTCCAGGTGACGGGCGACAACCGCATGGCCTACCTCGCCGACCACAAGGCGGACATGCTGCTGTCGGTCGGCCAGACGCCGGAACGTGAAAAGGTGATCGACTTCTCGCAGCCGTACGCGCCCTACTACCTCGCCGTGTTCGGCCCGAAAACCCTGACCGTGAAAAACGCCGCCGACCTCGCCGGCAAGTCGATTTCGGTCGCGCGCGGCACGCTGGAAGACCTGAGCGTCAGCAAGATCGCGCCGCCCAGCGCGAACATCAAACGTTTCGACGATCCGAACGGCGCAATTTCGGCATTTATTTCTGGTCAGGTACAGTTGATGGTGGTCGGCAACGACGTCGGTGCGACGATCCTCGCGCGTCATCCGGCGAACGATCCGGAGCAGAAGTTTTCGCTGTTCAGCTCGCCGGATCACGTCGGTTTGAACAAGAACGAGCCGCGTCTGAAGCAGAAAGTCGACGACACGATTGCCAAGGCCCGCAAGGACGGCACGATGAACGCGATTTCGCAGAAGTGGCTGCGCGCGCCGCTGCCGGCCGACCTCTAA
- a CDS encoding amino acid ABC transporter permease, which produces MTYAFDFSGFGLYAGMLARGVAVTLGLTAVSTLLGGLVGIAGASVAVAGPKWARWVVASYVELIRNTPFIVQLFFIFFGLPSLGIHIDEVQAAILAMTVNLGAYAIEIVRAGIESIPRGQVQAAQALGLHGRQVFRYIVLPQAVANVFPALLSQVLIVMLGSAVVSQISVPDLTYAANFIQSRNFRSFESYLIITATYLLLSILLRQLLNRFGRGLFAGRAARGAGSAPRNWRTRFVWRGARTLPTER; this is translated from the coding sequence ATGACCTATGCGTTCGATTTCAGCGGCTTCGGCCTCTATGCGGGGATGCTCGCGCGCGGCGTCGCCGTGACCTTGGGGCTCACGGCCGTGTCCACCCTGCTCGGCGGGCTGGTCGGCATTGCCGGCGCGAGCGTCGCGGTGGCCGGGCCAAAGTGGGCGCGCTGGGTGGTCGCGAGCTATGTCGAGCTGATCCGCAACACGCCGTTCATCGTGCAGCTGTTTTTTATTTTTTTCGGTTTGCCGAGCCTCGGCATTCATATCGACGAAGTACAGGCCGCGATTCTGGCGATGACCGTCAATCTCGGCGCCTACGCGATCGAGATCGTGCGCGCCGGCATCGAATCGATTCCGCGCGGCCAGGTGCAAGCAGCGCAGGCGCTCGGTCTGCATGGCCGCCAGGTATTTCGCTATATCGTGTTGCCGCAGGCGGTCGCCAACGTGTTTCCCGCGCTGCTGAGCCAGGTGCTGATCGTGATGCTCGGCTCGGCGGTGGTGTCGCAGATCTCAGTGCCCGATCTGACTTACGCGGCCAACTTCATCCAGTCACGCAACTTCCGCTCGTTCGAAAGCTATCTGATCATCACCGCAACGTACTTGCTGCTGTCGATCCTGTTGCGGCAATTGTTGAACCGGTTTGGACGCGGACTGTTCGCCGGCCGCGCAGCGAGAGGCGCCGGCAGCGCCCCGCGTAACTGGCGCACGCGCTTTGTATGGCGCGGCGCACGCACTCTGCCGACGGAGCGTTGA
- a CDS encoding amino acid ABC transporter permease codes for MVEFTLWDIARNLLLAARWTVLLSLIAFVGGGIVGLLLLAMRVSPLPWLRRIVVVYVEVFQGTPLLMQLFLAFFGLPLLGVDVSPWVAAAVTLTLYTSAYLVDIWRGCVEAVPRGQWAAGASLGMTFSQQLRYIVWPQALKIAVAPTVGFLVQVVKSTALASIIGFTELTKTGTMITNAAFRPFPIYGMVAMIYFAMCFPLTWYARVLEKRQKVGQHR; via the coding sequence ATGGTCGAATTCACACTGTGGGACATCGCCCGCAATCTGCTGCTCGCCGCCCGCTGGACGGTGCTGTTGTCGTTGATCGCGTTTGTCGGCGGCGGCATCGTCGGGCTGCTGCTGTTGGCGATGCGCGTTTCGCCGTTGCCGTGGCTGCGCCGCATCGTCGTGGTGTACGTCGAAGTGTTTCAGGGCACGCCGCTCCTGATGCAGCTGTTTCTTGCGTTCTTCGGCCTGCCGTTGCTGGGCGTCGATGTCTCGCCCTGGGTCGCGGCAGCCGTCACGCTGACGCTTTATACGAGCGCGTATCTGGTCGACATCTGGCGCGGCTGTGTCGAAGCGGTGCCGCGCGGCCAGTGGGCGGCCGGCGCGAGTCTCGGCATGACGTTCAGTCAGCAACTGCGCTATATCGTGTGGCCGCAGGCGCTGAAAATCGCGGTGGCGCCAACGGTCGGTTTTCTCGTGCAGGTGGTGAAAAGCACCGCGCTCGCGTCGATCATCGGCTTCACCGAGTTGACCAAGACCGGCACGATGATCACCAACGCCGCGTTCCGGCCGTTCCCGATCTACGGCATGGTCGCGATGATTTACTTCGCGATGTGTTTTCCGTTGACCTGGTATGCAAGAGTGCTGGAGAAACGGCAGAAGGTCGGGCAGCATCGGTAA